Proteins co-encoded in one Campylobacter concisus genomic window:
- a CDS encoding YdcH family protein, giving the protein MLHEYTDLINELKKTDARFAALCKKHDELNKKIDDNLAKPSEIDNLKKEKLKLKDEIYAQILKHKK; this is encoded by the coding sequence ATGTTACATGAATATACAGACCTTATAAATGAGCTAAAGAAAACCGATGCTCGTTTTGCTGCTCTTTGCAAAAAGCATGATGAACTAAATAAAAAAATAGACGACAATCTAGCAAAACCATCTGAAATTGATAATTTAAAGAAAGAGAAGTTAAAGCTAAAAGACGAAATTTACGCTCAAATTTTAAAGCATAAAAAGTAA
- a CDS encoding potassium channel family protein: MSFLSRLLKFLNWSNSTKPEISLDTELYEQLKPFRFPLISVVLLLLFGTLGYVLIDNFSLIDAFYQAGMTFTTVGFTEVAPITPKGRIFTITFILIGFIIFTLSIGIVVEVLKRGTLISILKERRMLYRIARLKNHFVICYHNLYTIELSAQFRENHIPFVVVDDREDIAELAQIYKYPYFIKAQPHTQIAFLKTHLSSAKGLITLSSNIADNIALIASVRLYEKEIGRRKPYHIITNAETEDDTQRLKKLGADNVVSPSRLVAQRLSAMSVRPDMENLLEQFLYTKNSPIDIEEILVPDYSWIRFKRLKETHLRNITNADIVGIRDINNNFVPMPNGDTLVGTGSKLLVIGTVDGIRLTKRVVKSKHKPEEFKYV, encoded by the coding sequence ATGTCTTTTCTCTCAAGACTTTTAAAATTCCTCAACTGGTCAAACTCTACAAAACCAGAAATAAGCCTAGATACTGAGCTTTACGAACAATTAAAACCTTTTAGATTTCCACTAATTTCAGTCGTATTGCTGTTACTTTTTGGAACATTAGGTTATGTCTTAATAGATAATTTCTCGCTAATAGATGCCTTTTACCAAGCTGGCATGACTTTTACAACAGTTGGTTTTACCGAAGTTGCTCCAATAACTCCAAAGGGCAGAATTTTTACTATCACTTTTATACTTATTGGTTTTATTATATTTACACTATCGATTGGTATTGTGGTTGAGGTTTTAAAAAGAGGTACATTAATTAGCATTTTAAAGGAACGACGCATGCTTTATAGGATCGCAAGACTAAAGAATCACTTCGTTATTTGTTATCACAATCTATACACAATCGAACTTAGTGCTCAATTTCGCGAAAATCATATACCTTTTGTAGTGGTCGATGATAGAGAAGATATCGCAGAGCTGGCTCAAATTTATAAATACCCATATTTCATAAAAGCTCAGCCACACACACAAATTGCCTTTTTAAAAACACATCTATCAAGCGCAAAAGGACTTATAACTCTTAGCTCAAATATTGCTGATAACATCGCCCTTATAGCATCTGTAAGACTTTATGAAAAAGAGATAGGTCGCAGAAAGCCTTATCATATCATCACAAACGCAGAGACAGAAGACGATACGCAAAGATTAAAAAAATTAGGCGCTGACAATGTGGTAAGCCCATCTCGCTTAGTCGCGCAACGGTTAAGTGCCATGAGCGTAAGGCCGGACATGGAAAATTTATTAGAGCAGTTTTTGTATACAAAAAATTCACCCATCGATATAGAAGAAATTCTTGTTCCTGATTACTCTTGGATAAGATTTAAAAGACTAAAAGAGACTCATCTACGAAATATCACGAATGCGGACATAGTAGGTATTAGAGATATAAATAATAATTTTGTACCAATGCCAAATGGTGACACATTAGTAGGGACAGGATCAAAGCTTCTAGTCATCGGTACCGTTGATGGAATACGTCTAACCAAGCGTGTTGTAAAAAGCAAACACAAACCTGAAGAATTCAAATACGTATAA
- the epsC gene encoding serine O-acetyltransferase EpsC, which produces MWESLKELVQTVREKDPSVHKCCFLAILINTPGIHAVLFHKISHFLYKKEHFFLARLISQIARFLTGIEIHPGAKIGRRFFIDHGMGVVIGETAEIGDDVMMYHQVTLGGTGKECGKRHPTVKNGVTIAAGSKILGAITIGENAKIGANSVVLKNVPANATVVGIPARIVRVNGTKFEPEFII; this is translated from the coding sequence ATGTGGGAGAGTCTAAAGGAGCTAGTTCAAACTGTTCGTGAAAAAGACCCATCGGTACATAAGTGTTGCTTTTTGGCAATACTTATAAACACTCCTGGCATCCATGCGGTTTTGTTTCATAAAATTTCTCATTTTTTATATAAAAAAGAACATTTTTTTCTAGCTAGACTCATCTCGCAGATTGCAAGATTTTTAACTGGTATCGAGATACACCCTGGAGCAAAGATCGGTAGGAGATTTTTTATAGATCATGGCATGGGTGTGGTTATCGGTGAGACAGCTGAGATAGGCGATGATGTAATGATGTATCATCAAGTAACACTTGGAGGCACCGGAAAAGAGTGTGGCAAAAGGCACCCAACTGTAAAAAATGGTGTGACTATTGCAGCTGGCTCAAAGATACTAGGTGCCATAACGATTGGCGAAAATGCTAAGATCGGCGCAAACTCGGTCGTGCTAAAAAATGTCCCAGCAAACGCGACAGTCGTTGGTATACCAGCAAGAATAGTTCGAGTAAATGGGACAAAATTTGAGCCAGAATTTATTATCTAA
- a CDS encoding endonuclease III domain-containing protein, translating to MRSTDLFLALLNHKSRNLDELKWPGDGTFEVILGAILVQNTNWKNVEKALNNLKNAGKDSLEGICSLENSELATLIKPSGFYNTKAKRLKTLCLAIKNEFESFENFKENTSREWLISVKGVGAETCDAILAYACGKPYMVVDAYALRIMAYFDYTFESYDEAAEWFSSLDYDEIYKFLDSEEFDEVEILKLYHALILEFCKENFKGKILSQNGQKILSSIKN from the coding sequence ATGAGATCAACTGATCTGTTTTTAGCCCTGCTAAATCACAAAAGTAGAAATTTAGACGAGCTAAAATGGCCAGGTGATGGTACTTTTGAGGTTATTTTGGGTGCTATCTTGGTGCAAAATACCAACTGGAAAAACGTAGAAAAAGCATTAAATAATCTAAAAAATGCTGGCAAAGATAGTTTAGAAGGCATCTGTTCTCTTGAAAACAGCGAGCTTGCCACGCTTATAAAGCCAAGTGGCTTTTATAACACAAAGGCAAAACGGCTAAAAACGCTTTGCCTAGCTATAAAAAATGAATTCGAGAGCTTTGAAAATTTTAAAGAAAATACCAGCCGTGAGTGGCTCATAAGCGTAAAAGGTGTTGGAGCCGAGACTTGCGACGCGATACTGGCATATGCTTGCGGCAAGCCTTACATGGTCGTTGATGCTTACGCACTTAGGATAATGGCGTATTTTGACTATACTTTTGAGAGCTACGATGAGGCTGCTGAGTGGTTTAGCTCGCTTGATTATGATGAAATTTATAAATTTCTTGATAGTGAGGAATTTGATGAGGTTGAAATTTTAAAACTCTATCATGCTCTTATTTTGGAGTTTTGTAAAGAAAATTTCAAAGGTAAAATTTTAAGCCAAAATGGTCAAAAAATATTAAGCAGCATTAAAAATTAA
- a CDS encoding Mur ligase family protein, with product MSLAKFLDGKPLYYKEIDYGRIIRAYATIKEHIKPFKIIHIIGTNGKGSTGRFLAQILSQNGAKVGHYTSPHIFKFNERFWLNGEVASDEILEAAHERLQALLSDEYKIKTSYFEYMTLLSAVLFEGCDYFVCEAGMGGVLDATNVFEKELSIFTPIGFDHTAILGNSLEEISRTKFEAMGKRAILNDEMNEISVAIAKEIASEKGATLSFPREILTKENLNEISNYADKFNLPEFLRSNLTLAYAAAKILDSSIDIKKLGALSLRGRCEKIASNLYVDVGHNELGAKAVAKKFSQEEFSDKKLTLVYNSFLDKDFKAVLAALKPVVEDVLLYHYHCEGRELGGELINKALNELEISHREFEPSDMNDIKEAKNGKIYLAFGSFHLAEAFLKEYYASKGL from the coding sequence ATGAGCCTAGCTAAATTTCTTGATGGCAAACCACTTTACTACAAAGAGATTGATTATGGCAGAATTATTAGAGCGTATGCGACTATAAAAGAGCACATAAAGCCATTTAAGATTATTCACATAATAGGCACAAATGGCAAAGGAAGTACTGGACGCTTTTTAGCGCAAATTTTAAGCCAAAATGGTGCAAAAGTAGGGCACTACACGAGCCCACATATATTTAAATTTAACGAGCGATTTTGGCTAAATGGTGAGGTTGCTAGCGATGAAATTTTAGAAGCAGCTCACGAGCGTTTGCAAGCTCTTTTAAGTGACGAGTACAAGATAAAAACAAGCTATTTTGAGTATATGACACTGCTTTCTGCGGTGCTTTTTGAGGGTTGTGACTACTTTGTCTGCGAGGCTGGCATGGGCGGCGTGCTGGATGCGACGAATGTCTTTGAAAAAGAGCTAAGCATCTTTACTCCGATCGGCTTTGATCACACAGCGATATTAGGCAATAGCTTAGAAGAAATTTCACGCACCAAATTTGAAGCCATGGGGAAAAGAGCTATTTTAAATGATGAGATGAACGAGATAAGTGTGGCTATCGCAAAAGAGATCGCAAGCGAGAAAGGCGCAACTCTGAGCTTTCCAAGAGAAATTTTAACAAAAGAAAATTTAAACGAGATCTCAAACTATGCAGATAAATTTAATCTGCCAGAGTTTTTACGATCAAATTTAACTCTAGCCTACGCTGCGGCTAAAATTTTAGATAGCAGCATAGATATCAAAAAGCTTGGCGCTTTATCACTTCGTGGCAGATGTGAAAAGATCGCTTCAAATTTATACGTTGATGTCGGTCATAACGAGCTTGGCGCAAAGGCTGTGGCTAAGAAATTTAGCCAAGAAGAGTTTAGTGACAAGAAGCTAACTCTAGTTTATAACTCATTTTTAGATAAAGATTTCAAGGCGGTTTTGGCAGCTCTAAAGCCAGTCGTTGAGGATGTGCTGCTTTATCACTACCACTGCGAGGGCAGGGAGCTTGGCGGAGAGCTTATAAATAAAGCGTTAAACGAGCTTGAAATTTCGCATAGAGAGTTTGAGCCAAGCGATATGAACGATATAAAAGAGGCAAAAAACGGCAAAATTTACCTAGCATTTGGCTCGTTTCACCTGGCCGAAGCCTTTTTAAAAGAGTACTATGCAAGCAAAGGTCTATGA
- the lptE gene encoding LPS assembly lipoprotein LptE yields the protein MRYFLAFFIAIFICGCGYKPVSKITHDLVGDKIYVDVIISKEEPKNSVWIKDAVKEGMVARLNKDLSSKESADTLIIVSVNNLSYEAIIYDEFGYITSYKAHLSLNYKTKFKDGSVVDIPATGEYDFSVARRQKDVRFADSVLSDTQKYEAIKEASKEAFDEYIASLAVKGYRNGSSNR from the coding sequence TTGAGATATTTTTTAGCATTTTTTATTGCGATATTTATCTGCGGGTGTGGTTATAAGCCAGTTTCAAAGATCACACATGATCTAGTTGGCGATAAAATTTACGTTGATGTGATTATCAGCAAAGAAGAGCCAAAAAATAGTGTCTGGATAAAAGACGCCGTAAAAGAGGGTATGGTCGCAAGGCTAAATAAAGATTTATCAAGTAAAGAGAGTGCTGATACTTTGATAATAGTTTCAGTTAATAATTTAAGCTATGAAGCGATCATTTATGATGAATTTGGCTACATTACGTCATATAAAGCACATTTAAGCTTAAATTATAAGACTAAATTTAAAGATGGTAGCGTGGTTGATATTCCAGCCACTGGCGAGTATGACTTTAGTGTCGCAAGACGTCAAAAAGATGTAAGATTTGCTGATAGCGTTCTTAGTGATACTCAAAAATACGAAGCTATCAAAGAGGCATCAAAAGAGGCCTTTGATGAGTATATCGCAAGTTTAGCGGTAAAAGGATATAGAAATGGCAGCAGTAACCGTTAG
- the mfd gene encoding transcription-repair coupling factor, which yields MQAKVYEYLLTHAPQILICEDDKEAALCADAASFAGFSAFKLPDFRAKKGDDLRSFNEELFEISSVLSKYYKFDGKKIIISPFSTLLNPLPTQKNLKSSTIKLKDNLNLSEFADLLIRFGYECVDIVESVGEFSIRGEVVDIYGVNMDDPVRILLFGDEVESIRNYNTATQISNKAELSEAEIVPFIANLSKDEFEKVSQKIEDMQSDALVNDLNSLGFWAIDSFSDYLKEFDSKLVKKIDFEIYDVPEDKFKGIEILPEPKVYKDLEVTLNFDFFELNKSKSITVLSRNEGLFKGYELDGFANVKLEISPLVVNLNSSDKIVVSLNKFEKKRRVKRSSLVVDELKVNDYVVHEDYGIGRFLGLEKIKVLGATKEFVVIAYQNDDKLLLPVEHLNLIDRYIAQNGSMAVLDRLGKANFAKIKEKVREKLFAIASKIVAMAAKRELIAGKILQKEDISYLNFVQDAGFSYTSDQQKAVNDIKDELKSGKVMDRLLSGDVGFGKTEVAMNAIFTCIKSGFSAFFFVPTTLLSSQHYKTLSQRFSKFGIKVFRLDRFSSAKEKASLQKALKENEPIVCVGTHALLGVKAENLGLIVVDEEHKFGVKQKEQLKEISQHSHILSMSATPIPRSLNMALSKIKTYSILATPPSSRLDVRTSVREWDEKVIKEAIMRELRRGGQTFYIHNHIADIEQTANDLRKILPKLRILILHSKVNAKVTEDEMMKFERGEYDLLLCTSIVESGIHLPNANTIIVENANKFGMADLHQLRGRVGRSDKQAYCYFLVEDKDAISKDALKRLVALEGNSFLGAGSVLAYHDLEIRGGGNIIGEAQSGHIEAIGYSLYLKMLEDEINKLLNQDSAKLDKIDLKLSVSAFLNQEFIREDRLRLEIYRRLSKCKEVSEVYEIQSELEDRFGKMDTFTKQFLDVIIIKILALKAGIKMISNSEQNILITKNDDEKIRLKLRSKDDDDVLAEILVYLRKDKK from the coding sequence ATGCAAGCAAAGGTCTATGAGTATCTTTTAACACACGCCCCACAAATTCTCATCTGTGAAGATGATAAAGAGGCGGCGCTCTGCGCTGATGCGGCCAGTTTTGCTGGCTTTAGCGCTTTTAAACTACCTGATTTTAGAGCTAAAAAGGGCGATGATCTAAGAAGCTTTAACGAAGAGCTTTTTGAAATTTCATCCGTGCTTAGCAAATACTATAAATTTGATGGCAAAAAGATCATCATAAGTCCATTTAGCACACTTTTAAACCCGCTTCCAACGCAAAAAAACCTAAAAAGCTCAACGATCAAGCTAAAAGATAATCTAAATTTAAGCGAATTTGCCGACTTACTCATACGCTTTGGCTACGAGTGCGTCGATATCGTTGAGAGCGTTGGCGAGTTTAGCATTCGTGGCGAAGTGGTTGACATTTACGGCGTAAATATGGATGATCCTGTTAGGATTTTGCTCTTTGGCGATGAGGTGGAGAGCATAAGAAATTATAACACCGCCACGCAAATTAGCAACAAAGCCGAGCTAAGCGAGGCCGAGATAGTTCCTTTTATCGCAAATTTGAGCAAAGATGAGTTTGAAAAAGTTAGCCAAAAGATCGAGGATATGCAAAGCGATGCCTTGGTGAATGACCTAAATTCGCTTGGATTTTGGGCGATAGATAGCTTTAGTGACTATTTAAAAGAATTTGACTCAAAGCTTGTTAAAAAGATCGATTTTGAAATTTATGATGTGCCTGAAGATAAATTTAAGGGTATTGAAATTTTACCCGAGCCAAAGGTTTATAAAGATCTTGAGGTTACTTTAAATTTTGACTTTTTTGAGCTAAATAAGAGCAAAAGCATAACCGTTCTTTCAAGAAATGAAGGGCTTTTTAAGGGCTATGAGCTTGATGGCTTTGCCAACGTAAAGCTTGAAATTTCGCCCCTTGTAGTAAATTTAAACTCAAGTGATAAGATCGTAGTCTCACTAAATAAATTTGAGAAAAAAAGGCGAGTTAAACGCTCAAGTCTTGTGGTGGACGAGTTAAAAGTAAATGACTACGTCGTGCATGAAGATTATGGTATAGGACGTTTTTTGGGCCTTGAAAAGATCAAGGTTTTGGGCGCGACGAAAGAATTTGTGGTTATCGCCTACCAAAATGACGACAAGCTTCTTTTGCCGGTTGAACATCTAAATTTGATAGACCGCTACATCGCTCAAAATGGCTCTATGGCGGTGCTTGATCGCTTAGGTAAGGCAAATTTTGCCAAGATAAAAGAGAAGGTTAGAGAAAAACTATTCGCGATCGCCTCAAAGATCGTAGCAATGGCTGCAAAAAGGGAGCTAATCGCAGGCAAAATTTTACAAAAAGAGGATATCTCTTATCTAAATTTCGTCCAAGACGCTGGCTTTTCATACACGAGCGATCAGCAAAAAGCGGTAAATGATATAAAAGATGAGCTAAAAAGCGGCAAGGTGATGGATAGGCTGCTTAGCGGTGATGTTGGCTTTGGCAAGACTGAAGTTGCGATGAACGCCATATTTACCTGCATAAAATCAGGCTTTAGTGCGTTTTTCTTCGTGCCAACAACGCTTCTTAGCTCGCAGCACTACAAGACGCTAAGCCAAAGATTTAGCAAATTTGGCATAAAGGTCTTTAGACTAGATCGCTTCTCAAGTGCTAAAGAAAAGGCGAGCCTACAAAAAGCGCTAAAAGAAAATGAGCCCATAGTTTGCGTGGGTACACATGCACTTCTTGGTGTAAAGGCTGAAAATTTGGGGCTTATCGTCGTTGATGAGGAGCATAAATTTGGCGTTAAGCAAAAAGAGCAGCTAAAAGAAATTTCTCAGCACTCGCACATCTTAAGCATGAGCGCTACGCCGATACCAAGAAGCCTAAATATGGCGCTTAGCAAGATAAAAACATATAGTATTTTAGCCACTCCGCCAAGCTCAAGGCTGGATGTGAGAACAAGCGTGAGAGAGTGGGACGAGAAGGTCATCAAAGAGGCGATCATGCGTGAGCTAAGACGTGGTGGGCAGACCTTTTACATCCACAACCACATCGCAGACATAGAGCAGACAGCAAATGATCTAAGAAAAATTTTGCCAAAGCTTAGAATTTTGATACTTCACTCAAAGGTAAATGCGAAAGTTACTGAAGATGAGATGATGAAATTTGAGCGGGGCGAGTACGACTTGCTGCTTTGTACCAGCATCGTTGAAAGCGGCATCCACTTGCCAAATGCAAACACCATAATCGTAGAAAATGCCAATAAATTTGGCATGGCTGACCTGCATCAGCTCCGCGGTCGCGTGGGCAGAAGTGACAAGCAGGCATACTGCTACTTTTTGGTGGAAGATAAAGATGCCATTAGTAAAGACGCGCTAAAACGACTTGTTGCACTTGAGGGCAACTCATTTTTGGGCGCTGGCTCGGTGTTAGCATATCACGACCTTGAGATAAGAGGTGGTGGTAACATCATCGGAGAGGCACAAAGCGGCCACATCGAGGCTATTGGCTACTCGCTATATCTAAAGATGCTAGAAGATGAGATAAATAAGCTTCTTAATCAAGATTCCGCAAAGCTTGACAAAATAGATCTAAAGCTTAGTGTGAGCGCCTTTTTAAATCAAGAATTTATAAGAGAAGATAGACTAAGGCTTGAAATTTACAGGCGCCTTAGCAAGTGCAAAGAGGTTAGCGAGGTCTATGAGATACAAAGCGAGCTTGAGGATAGATTTGGCAAGATGGATACATTTACAAAGCAGTTTTTAGATGTCATTATCATTAAAATTTTAGCTCTAAAAGCTGGCATAAAAATGATCTCAAATAGCGAGCAAAACATACTAATAACAAAAAATGATGATGAAAAGATCAGGCTAAAGTTACGTAGCAAGGACGATGACGATGTTTTGGCTGAAATTTTGGTCTATCTAAGAAAGGATAAGAAATGA
- a CDS encoding ATP-binding protein → MIDWGVKYAAIYRSTKGMLKPVDDIDFVDIDSLYGLDKQKEILLKNTLNFIEGKDANHVLLWGERGCGKSSLVRAVFTKFYKAGLRIIEIGCEDLKYLGDIIDEIRKSEFKFIIFCDDLSFENGSNEYKFLKPIMDGSIQKPPKNVLLYATSNRRHLISEFKSENENSELIDGEIHYSDAAQEKISLSDRFGLWISFYQGNYDEYLKMVDFYFKDYIGDKEELHTLAKNFATLRASRSGRTAKQFYLTFKENLK, encoded by the coding sequence ATGATAGATTGGGGCGTGAAGTATGCAGCGATATATAGAAGCACAAAAGGCATGCTAAAACCAGTTGATGATATTGATTTTGTAGATATCGACTCACTTTACGGGCTAGATAAACAAAAAGAAATTTTGCTAAAAAATACTCTAAATTTTATAGAAGGTAAAGACGCAAATCACGTGCTTCTTTGGGGCGAGAGAGGATGTGGCAAATCAAGCCTTGTAAGGGCTGTTTTTACTAAATTTTATAAAGCTGGGCTTCGCATTATTGAGATCGGCTGCGAGGATCTAAAATACCTTGGTGACATCATTGATGAGATCAGAAAGAGTGAGTTTAAATTTATCATTTTCTGCGATGATCTAAGCTTTGAAAATGGCAGTAATGAGTATAAATTTCTAAAGCCTATAATGGACGGCTCTATCCAAAAGCCGCCAAAAAACGTACTTTTATACGCTACGTCAAACCGCAGACATCTAATAAGCGAGTTTAAAAGTGAAAATGAAAACTCAGAGCTAATTGACGGCGAAATCCACTACAGCGACGCAGCCCAGGAGAAAATTTCTCTCTCAGATCGCTTTGGCCTTTGGATCAGCTTTTATCAAGGCAACTACGATGAGTACCTAAAAATGGTTGATTTTTACTTTAAGGATTACATAGGCGACAAAGAGGAGCTTCACACGCTTGCTAAAAATTTTGCCACGTTAAGAGCTAGTAGAAGTGGCAGGACAGCAAAGCAGTTTTATCTAACTTTTAAAGAAAATTTAAAATGA
- the cysK gene encoding cysteine synthase A, which yields MIYDNIVKTIGNTPIVKVKTDADEAEIYVKLEFFNPGGSVKDRIAFNMITKMLADGTLKHGDTIVEPTSGNTGIGVAMCGAALGFKVILCMPESMSIERRKIVAAYGAQLELTPASGGMKAAIARATELAAQPNHVMLSQFENKYNPQAHELTTAAEIVADFSKLDAFVAGVGTGGTISGVAKILKEKGYDTKIIAVEPEASPVLSGGNPGPHKIQGIGAGFLPNTMNMSLVGEVEKVSNDDALNAARSIAKSDGLMIGISGGAAYVAAKRVAKRLGTGKKVLFIAPDNGERYLSTELYGA from the coding sequence ATGATCTACGATAACATCGTTAAAACGATTGGTAATACACCTATCGTAAAGGTAAAAACAGATGCTGATGAAGCCGAAATTTACGTAAAACTAGAGTTTTTTAACCCAGGTGGCTCTGTAAAAGATAGGATCGCATTTAATATGATAACCAAAATGCTAGCTGACGGTACGCTAAAACATGGTGATACTATCGTTGAGCCAACGAGCGGAAATACTGGCATTGGTGTAGCGATGTGCGGTGCTGCACTTGGTTTTAAAGTGATACTTTGCATGCCAGAGAGCATGAGTATAGAAAGACGCAAAATAGTAGCTGCTTATGGTGCACAGCTTGAGCTTACTCCAGCGTCTGGTGGTATGAAAGCAGCGATCGCAAGAGCTACAGAGCTAGCAGCTCAGCCAAATCACGTAATGTTAAGCCAGTTTGAAAACAAGTATAACCCACAAGCTCACGAGCTAACAACAGCTGCTGAAATTGTGGCTGATTTTAGCAAGCTTGATGCATTTGTAGCTGGTGTTGGCACAGGCGGCACAATAAGTGGCGTAGCAAAAATTTTAAAAGAAAAGGGCTATGACACTAAGATCATCGCAGTAGAGCCTGAAGCATCGCCGGTTTTAAGTGGTGGCAACCCAGGACCACATAAAATTCAAGGCATTGGAGCCGGATTTTTACCAAATACTATGAATATGAGCTTAGTTGGCGAAGTAGAAAAAGTAAGCAACGATGACGCACTAAACGCAGCTAGATCAATCGCAAAAAGCGATGGCTTGATGATAGGTATAAGCGGTGGTGCCGCTTACGTGGCTGCAAAAAGAGTGGCTAAAAGACTTGGCACTGGCAAAAAAGTACTTTTCATAGCTCCAGATAATGGCGAAAGATACTTAAGCACAGAGCTTTACGGAGCATAA
- a CDS encoding GGDEF domain-containing protein, whose amino-acid sequence MAAVTVSQIVKEALNEIKDRHLMLTPENYTEVYNEISKKHGFTTEESKKIEKYISRLGDEYKNQAFSLHIKTVDELVAFMTARLSRGAQQGAGLAADDKKLQSLSAFARRILQAISMLHNKDAKSLAEQSMQLLARRYDEKNLEEMCLRWFDFVSSYDTEFLEFLKYYGVRNFDDLKTMSSELEKFLTQKDEDGEEDVLIQLLSLTLEPSITKDLDEELSTIRSTLKQNPKTLNSKEFQEKVKAFVDRRIEEDRTEIIEKVGSLNNVLQNISERISDIAVSSQSSSDKVKSIKNDLKNVNLNTNSIDQVKSMLIEIAGALEIESKELGIEMHNRQANILELQNRVNSLEKELEEAKLESKEDFLTKVSTKRALMNEIQRIEEAYKRYGTDYSICFVDIDYFKSINDTYGHEAGDVILSAVAQVLKKNARKVDFVGRYGGEEFVILLPSTGLKDSVKFGDKLRSMIENFKFIYKNERIKVTISSGIATRSANLSETMTLEAADKMLYLSKENGRNQVMPKIIEEK is encoded by the coding sequence ATGGCAGCAGTAACCGTTAGTCAAATAGTCAAGGAAGCCTTAAATGAGATCAAAGATCGCCATTTGATGCTAACGCCAGAGAATTACACTGAAGTCTATAATGAAATTTCTAAAAAACATGGCTTTACAACAGAAGAGAGTAAAAAGATAGAAAAATATATCTCAAGGCTTGGTGATGAATATAAAAATCAAGCCTTTAGTCTTCATATAAAGACGGTCGATGAGCTTGTTGCTTTTATGACTGCTAGGCTCTCTAGAGGTGCTCAACAAGGAGCAGGACTTGCGGCTGATGATAAAAAACTACAATCACTAAGCGCATTTGCTAGAAGAATTCTCCAAGCTATCTCAATGCTTCACAATAAAGACGCAAAAAGCTTAGCAGAGCAAAGTATGCAGCTACTTGCTAGAAGATATGATGAGAAAAATCTTGAAGAAATGTGCCTTAGATGGTTTGATTTTGTTAGCTCGTATGACACTGAATTTTTAGAATTTTTGAAATATTATGGTGTTAGAAATTTTGATGATTTAAAGACAATGAGTTCTGAACTTGAAAAATTTCTTACACAAAAAGATGAAGATGGCGAAGAGGATGTTTTGATTCAGCTTTTAAGCCTTACTCTTGAGCCTTCTATTACAAAGGATCTTGATGAAGAGCTTAGCACGATAAGAAGTACTTTGAAGCAAAATCCTAAAACCTTAAATAGCAAAGAATTTCAAGAAAAGGTAAAGGCATTTGTTGATCGCAGAATAGAAGAAGATAGAACAGAGATCATAGAAAAAGTTGGTTCGCTAAATAATGTCTTGCAAAATATAAGCGAGAGAATTTCTGATATTGCGGTTAGTTCGCAAAGTAGTTCTGATAAAGTAAAAAGCATTAAAAATGATCTTAAAAATGTAAATTTAAATACAAACAGTATTGATCAAGTAAAAAGCATGCTTATTGAGATCGCTGGTGCTTTGGAGATCGAGAGCAAAGAGCTTGGTATCGAGATGCACAATAGGCAAGCTAACATTTTAGAGCTTCAAAATAGAGTGAATAGTCTTGAAAAAGAGCTTGAAGAAGCTAAACTGGAGAGCAAAGAAGACTTTTTGACAAAAGTATCTACTAAGCGTGCTTTGATGAATGAGATTCAACGTATCGAAGAGGCATATAAACGCTATGGGACTGATTACTCTATATGCTTTGTTGATATTGATTATTTCAAAAGCATAAACGATACTTATGGGCATGAGGCTGGAGATGTTATTCTTTCAGCAGTGGCTCAAGTACTTAAGAAAAATGCTAGAAAGGTTGATTTTGTTGGTAGATATGGCGGTGAAGAATTTGTAATCTTACTTCCAAGTACTGGCTTAAAAGATAGTGTTAAATTTGGGGATAAGCTAAGAAGTATGATAGAAAATTTTAAATTTATCTATAAAAATGAACGCATTAAAGTTACTATTAGTTCTGGCATAGCGACAAGAAGTGCAAATTTAAGCGAGACGATGACGCTTGAAGCTGCTGATAAGATGCTTTATCTCTCAAAAGAAAATGGTAGAAATCAAGTAATGCCAAAGATAATCGAGGAAAAATGA
- the rpmB gene encoding 50S ribosomal protein L28 — protein sequence MSKRCAITGKGPMIGNNVSHANNKTKRRFLPNLRTIRVTLEDGTTRKIKVAASTLRTMKKQSN from the coding sequence ATGTCAAAAAGATGTGCGATAACAGGCAAAGGACCGATGATAGGCAACAATGTGAGCCACGCTAACAATAAAACTAAAAGAAGATTCTTGCCAAATCTTAGAACGATTCGTGTTACACTAGAAGATGGTACTACAAGAAAGATAAAAGTTGCTGCTTCTACTCTAAGAACGATGAAAAAACAATCAAACTAA